From one Pseudomonas sp. S35 genomic stretch:
- a CDS encoding AraC family transcriptional regulator, protein MSTMQHAWLGSYEVSSTTCTGLSFARHSHDECVIGVNVIGEEKVWLDRREFEAGPGSITLYNPGQIQGGGAAHGAPWQFVSLYVTADQLAADLGLAHVEFDRSLCVQPVLAQQLAAAVAGVLSADALVRGLNEDALVALLGEVVAVSGVRLPGSTAIGRGLVRQAQELLAAHLHQSLPLDQLGTELGLSKFHLLRAFQKETGLSPRQWAMQLRTRRAKGLLRTGVAASEVAHDLGFADQSHLNRHFRAAYGMTPGSYQRVLKR, encoded by the coding sequence ATGAGCACCATGCAACACGCCTGGCTGGGCAGTTACGAAGTCAGCAGCACCACCTGCACCGGCCTGAGCTTTGCCCGCCACAGCCATGACGAATGCGTGATCGGCGTGAATGTGATCGGCGAGGAGAAGGTCTGGCTGGACCGCCGCGAGTTCGAAGCTGGGCCGGGCAGCATTACCCTGTACAACCCCGGGCAGATTCAAGGCGGCGGTGCTGCGCATGGCGCGCCCTGGCAGTTCGTCAGCCTCTATGTCACCGCGGACCAATTGGCAGCGGACTTGGGCTTGGCACACGTGGAGTTTGATCGCTCACTGTGCGTTCAACCGGTGCTCGCGCAACAACTGGCGGCGGCGGTGGCAGGCGTGTTGAGCGCAGATGCGCTGGTCCGTGGATTGAATGAGGACGCCTTGGTGGCGTTGCTCGGCGAAGTGGTTGCCGTGAGCGGGGTGCGCCTGCCCGGCAGCACAGCAATAGGCCGAGGCCTGGTCAGGCAGGCCCAGGAGTTGTTGGCCGCACACCTGCATCAATCCCTGCCCCTGGATCAGCTTGGCACTGAGTTGGGGTTGTCCAAGTTCCACTTGCTACGCGCCTTCCAGAAGGAAACCGGGCTCAGCCCTCGGCAATGGGCCATGCAACTGCGCACCCGCCGCGCCAAAGGCTTGTTGCGCACCGGTGTGGCAGCCTCTGAGGTCGCCCATGACTTGGGCTTCGCCGACCAGAGCCATCTCAACCGACATTTTCGCGCGGCCTACGGCATGACGCCTGGCAGCTACCAACGTGTCCTGAAACGCTGA
- a CDS encoding LysE family transporter — MLTIFFYALVFGFVFCLSPGAVLAETLRRGLLHGFTPALLVQVGSLVGDAVWAVIGLTGIALLIQHDAVRVPLTVVCALYLAWLGVRSLIDAWHLPQACDAPASSGQSALAVGAAISLANPKNIVYWGALGSALSGIVGATPSHGQTLMFFAGFMLASVLSCFLIAALVNLLRKNASPLWQRVSYGACGVVLIYLAILAAQGI; from the coding sequence ATGTTGACGATCTTTTTCTACGCGCTGGTATTCGGATTTGTGTTTTGCCTTTCCCCCGGCGCGGTCCTGGCCGAGACCCTGCGTCGTGGCTTGCTTCACGGTTTCACGCCGGCCCTGTTGGTGCAGGTCGGCTCGCTGGTGGGTGATGCAGTCTGGGCAGTGATCGGCCTGACCGGCATCGCCCTGCTGATCCAGCATGACGCCGTTCGCGTGCCCCTCACGGTGGTCTGTGCGCTTTACCTGGCCTGGCTTGGCGTGCGCAGCTTGATTGACGCCTGGCACCTGCCCCAGGCTTGCGACGCACCGGCCAGCTCTGGGCAAAGTGCATTGGCGGTGGGCGCTGCGATCTCCCTGGCCAACCCGAAGAACATCGTTTACTGGGGCGCGCTGGGGAGTGCCTTGTCCGGCATCGTGGGCGCCACGCCCAGCCATGGGCAGACGCTGATGTTTTTTGCCGGGTTTATGTTGGCGTCGGTGCTGTCGTGCTTTCTGATTGCCGCCCTGGTCAACCTGTTGCGCAAGAATGCATCGCCGTTGTGGCAACGCGTTAGTTACGGTGCCTGCGGGGTCGTATTGATTTATCTCGCAATCCTCGCCGCTCAAGGTATATGA
- the mgtA gene encoding magnesium-translocating P-type ATPase encodes MSAVKNTPLSKKKGTDTGTDTKLSMRAAREAQNGLSATLANVRATREGLTELDASARLQREGYNEVAHDKPPHALVQFLQALHNPFIYVLLTLGAISFFTDCWLPMQEGEDADPTKVIIIMTMVLLSSLLRFWQEHRSAKSAEALKAMVRTTATVLRREQVGSQPNLREVPMRDLVAGDIVQLSAGDMIPADIRLIESRDLFISQAVLTGEALPVEKYDTLGDVTQKSANPVAVDPGNLLDLPNICFMGTNVVSGRATAVVVATGPRTYFGSLAKAIVGSRVQTAFDRGVNSVSWLLIRFMLVMVPIVFFINGFSKGDWGDAFLFALAVAVGLTPEMLPMIVSANLAKGATAMAKRKVVVKRLNAIQNFGSMDVLCTDKTGTLTQDKIILEHHVNAFGQRDEAVLSLAWLNSFHQSGMKNLMDQAVVQFSEQNPKFNVPFAYSKVDELPFDFVRRRLSIVVKDAADEHLLVCKGAVEEMLSICTHVLEAGAAVPLDKPRREALLAIANDYNEDGFRVLAVATRNIPKALARQQYTTADERNLVIHGFLTFLDPPKETAGPAIAALQEIGVAIKVLTGDNAVVTSTICRQVGLEPGQPLLGVEIELMDDATLARRVEERTVFAKLTPLQKSRVLKALQANGHTVGFLGDGINDAPALRDADVGISVDSGTDIAKESADIILLEKSLMVLEEGVLKGRETFGNIMKYLNMTASSNFGNVFSVLVASAFIPFMPMLAIHLLLQNLMYDISQLALPWDKMDKEYLAKPRKWDAKNIGRFMLWIGPTSSIFDITTFALMWYVFAANSVEMQTLFQSGWFIEGLLSQTLVVHMLRTRKIPFFQSTAAWPVLMMTCVVIVLGIYVPFSPLGTLVGLQPLPLAYFPWLVGTLLSYCCVAQLMKTIYIRRFKQWY; translated from the coding sequence ATGAGCGCCGTAAAAAACACCCCACTGAGCAAGAAAAAGGGCACCGACACCGGCACCGATACCAAGCTGTCGATGCGTGCTGCCCGCGAAGCCCAAAATGGTCTGTCGGCCACCTTGGCCAACGTCCGTGCCACCCGCGAGGGCCTTACAGAACTGGACGCCTCTGCTCGCCTGCAACGGGAAGGCTACAACGAAGTGGCCCATGACAAGCCGCCCCACGCCCTCGTGCAGTTCCTGCAGGCATTGCACAACCCCTTCATCTACGTGCTGCTGACCCTGGGCGCCATCAGCTTCTTCACCGATTGCTGGTTGCCAATGCAGGAAGGCGAAGACGCAGATCCGACCAAAGTCATCATCATCATGACCATGGTGTTGCTCAGCAGCCTGCTGCGGTTCTGGCAGGAGCACCGTTCGGCCAAGTCCGCCGAAGCCCTCAAAGCCATGGTGCGCACCACGGCGACCGTGCTGCGCCGCGAGCAGGTCGGCAGCCAGCCGAACTTGCGCGAAGTGCCGATGCGCGACCTGGTGGCCGGCGATATCGTGCAGCTGTCGGCCGGCGACATGATCCCGGCCGATATCCGCCTGATCGAGTCCCGCGACCTCTTCATCAGCCAGGCCGTGCTCACCGGCGAAGCCTTGCCGGTGGAAAAGTACGACACCCTCGGCGACGTCACGCAAAAATCCGCCAACCCGGTGGCCGTTGACCCAGGCAATCTGCTGGACTTGCCCAACATCTGCTTCATGGGCACCAACGTTGTCAGCGGCCGGGCCACGGCGGTGGTGGTCGCTACCGGGCCGCGCACCTACTTTGGCTCCCTGGCCAAGGCGATTGTCGGGTCGCGGGTGCAAACCGCATTCGACCGCGGAGTGAACAGTGTCAGCTGGTTGCTGATCCGCTTCATGCTGGTGATGGTACCGATCGTGTTCTTCATCAACGGCTTCTCCAAGGGCGACTGGGGCGACGCATTCCTGTTTGCCTTGGCGGTAGCTGTGGGCCTCACTCCAGAAATGCTGCCGATGATCGTCAGCGCCAACCTGGCCAAGGGCGCCACCGCTATGGCCAAGCGCAAAGTGGTGGTCAAGCGCCTCAATGCGATCCAGAACTTCGGCTCCATGGACGTGCTGTGCACCGACAAGACCGGCACCCTGACCCAGGACAAAATTATCCTCGAACATCACGTCAACGCCTTCGGCCAGCGTGATGAGGCCGTGCTGTCCCTGGCCTGGCTGAACAGCTTCCACCAGAGCGGCATGAAAAACCTGATGGATCAGGCCGTGGTGCAGTTCTCCGAGCAGAACCCGAAGTTCAACGTGCCATTTGCCTACAGCAAGGTCGATGAATTGCCCTTCGACTTTGTGCGCCGCCGCCTGTCGATCGTGGTCAAGGACGCCGCCGACGAGCATTTGCTGGTGTGCAAAGGCGCCGTGGAAGAGATGTTGAGCATCTGCACCCATGTGTTGGAAGCCGGCGCCGCCGTGCCGCTGGATAAACCTCGCCGCGAAGCTTTGCTGGCGATTGCCAACGACTACAACGAGGACGGTTTTCGCGTACTCGCGGTAGCGACCCGCAACATTCCCAAGGCGTTGGCGCGCCAGCAGTACACCACTGCCGATGAGCGCAACCTGGTCATCCACGGGTTCCTGACGTTCCTGGACCCACCGAAGGAAACGGCCGGCCCGGCGATTGCCGCACTACAAGAAATCGGCGTAGCGATCAAAGTGCTCACCGGCGACAACGCCGTGGTCACCAGCACGATCTGCCGCCAGGTCGGCCTGGAACCGGGCCAGCCGTTGCTTGGCGTGGAAATCGAATTGATGGACGACGCCACATTGGCGCGCCGCGTGGAAGAACGCACGGTGTTTGCCAAGCTGACGCCGCTGCAGAAGTCACGTGTGCTCAAAGCCCTGCAAGCCAATGGCCACACGGTGGGTTTCCTCGGTGACGGCATCAACGATGCACCGGCACTGCGCGATGCCGACGTAGGTATTTCGGTAGACAGTGGCACCGACATCGCCAAGGAATCGGCTGACATCATCTTGCTGGAAAAGAGCCTGATGGTGCTGGAAGAAGGCGTGCTCAAGGGTCGTGAAACCTTCGGCAATATCATGAAGTACCTGAACATGACCGCCAGTTCCAACTTCGGCAACGTGTTTTCGGTGCTGGTGGCCAGTGCGTTCATCCCGTTCATGCCAATGCTCGCGATCCACTTGCTGCTGCAAAACCTGATGTACGACATCTCCCAACTGGCCTTGCCGTGGGACAAAATGGACAAGGAATACCTGGCCAAACCACGCAAGTGGGACGCGAAGAACATCGGCCGCTTCATGCTGTGGATCGGGCCGACCTCGTCGATCTTCGACATCACCACCTTTGCGCTGATGTGGTACGTGTTTGCCGCCAACAGTGTGGAAATGCAGACCCTGTTCCAATCCGGCTGGTTTATCGAGGGCCTGCTCTCGCAAACCCTGGTGGTGCATATGCTGCGCACCCGCAAGATCCCGTTTTTCCAGAGCACGGCCGCGTGGCCGGTGCTGATGATGACCTGCGTGGTGATCGTGTTGGGGATCTACGTGCCGTTCTCGCCACTGGGCACCCTGGTGGGCCTGCAACCGTTGCCGCTGGCGTACTTCCCGTGGCTGGTGGGCACCTTGCTCAGCTACTGCTGCGTGGCGCAACTGATGAAAACGATCTACATCCGCCGCTTCAAGCAGTGGTACTGA
- a CDS encoding DUF2493 domain-containing protein codes for MRILICAGRHYADTQKSRQVLDAYHRLRPVQVLIHGGNQFLGSVIEEWARELGIDVVRYPPNWQRHGKQAERQRNHFMLTDSRPDVVIALPGGEDTSELVCQASASGISVLTVES; via the coding sequence ATGCGCATCCTGATCTGTGCAGGTCGTCATTACGCCGACACCCAAAAGTCCCGCCAAGTGCTGGACGCTTACCACCGCCTGCGCCCGGTGCAGGTTTTGATCCACGGCGGCAACCAGTTCCTGGGCAGCGTCATTGAAGAATGGGCGCGGGAGTTGGGCATCGATGTGGTGCGCTACCCACCCAACTGGCAACGCCATGGCAAGCAGGCCGAGCGCCAGCGCAACCATTTCATGCTGACCGACAGCCGCCCCGATGTGGTCATCGCCCTACCAGGTGGCGAGGACACTTCAGAGCTGGTGTGCCAGGCCAGCGCCAGCGGCATTTCGGTGCTGACCGTAGAAAGCTGA
- a CDS encoding tellurite resistance TerB family protein: MNTSDLLEQLLRAGQPGGASSGGGLGGLLGGLLKGTSTGNASAGGGLGGLLGGLGGMLGGGAATRPAQGRTGGMNYAALASLGMMAFQAYQAWQRQQATTPQQAFQTADQLEGCAVEAHSHAVLRALIAAAKADGRIDEKEQQMIAAELGKHTDDPQLQQWLDAEVAKPLDATDFAEFATDPALAAEVYLASVMVVDDQQDAERNYLDDLAGQLQIDPQLQLHLEQQAKA; encoded by the coding sequence ATGAACACCAGTGATTTACTGGAACAACTGCTGCGCGCCGGACAACCCGGCGGTGCCTCTTCGGGCGGCGGCCTGGGTGGCCTGCTCGGCGGGTTGCTCAAAGGCACCAGCACCGGCAATGCCTCGGCCGGTGGCGGGCTGGGTGGGTTGTTGGGCGGGCTGGGTGGCATGCTCGGTGGCGGGGCAGCCACACGGCCTGCCCAAGGACGTACGGGTGGGATGAATTACGCGGCGCTGGCATCGTTGGGGATGATGGCGTTCCAGGCTTACCAGGCGTGGCAACGGCAGCAGGCAACCACGCCACAGCAAGCGTTTCAGACGGCGGACCAGCTGGAAGGCTGCGCAGTCGAAGCCCATAGCCATGCAGTGTTGCGCGCGTTGATTGCAGCCGCCAAGGCTGATGGGCGAATCGATGAAAAGGAACAGCAAATGATCGCTGCCGAACTGGGCAAGCATACCGATGACCCGCAACTGCAACAGTGGCTCGACGCCGAAGTGGCCAAGCCCTTGGATGCGACGGACTTTGCCGAATTCGCAACTGACCCGGCGCTGGCCGCCGAGGTGTACCTGGCCAGCGTGATGGTGGTGGACGATCAGCAGGACGCCGAACGTAATTACCTGGATGACTTGGCAGGGCAACTGCAAATCGACCCGCAATTGCAGTTGCACCTGGAACAACAGGCCAAGGCCTAG
- a CDS encoding DinB family protein: MNRTAQITLMATYNQWMNRKVYDAAATLSDADLHADRRGFFGSIFGTLNHLALGDTVWLKRFSLLPANTGALAPLDSIAMPCDLKQLAFRDLDELTSRRVWLDQLIIEWANTLREPDLDQRLHYHNMRGVAADKPFFSLLLHFFNHQSHHRGQVTTLLTQAGVDVGDTDLLALID, translated from the coding sequence GTGAACCGGACCGCACAGATCACGCTGATGGCGACCTATAACCAGTGGATGAACCGCAAGGTCTACGATGCCGCCGCCACGCTGTCCGACGCCGACCTGCATGCGGATCGCCGTGGGTTCTTCGGCTCTATCTTCGGCACGCTGAACCATCTGGCACTAGGCGACACGGTGTGGCTCAAGCGCTTTTCCCTGCTCCCGGCCAATACTGGGGCGCTGGCCCCCCTCGACAGCATCGCCATGCCATGCGACCTCAAGCAATTGGCCTTTCGCGACCTGGACGAACTGACGTCACGCCGCGTCTGGCTGGACCAGTTGATCATCGAGTGGGCCAACACCCTGCGCGAGCCCGACCTCGACCAGCGCCTGCACTACCACAACATGCGTGGCGTAGCCGCCGACAAGCCGTTTTTCAGCCTGCTGCTGCACTTCTTCAACCACCAGAGCCACCACCGAGGCCAAGTCACCACCTTATTGACCCAGGCGGGCGTTGACGTCGGTGACACTGACCTTCTGGCACTGATCGACTGA